One window of the Penaeus monodon isolate SGIC_2016 chromosome 1, NSTDA_Pmon_1, whole genome shotgun sequence genome contains the following:
- the LOC119597103 gene encoding tenecin-3-like isoform X1, with protein sequence MFKSDMARNVAVTSLLVALCLIAAVSGHSTYGIGGHRPVVHGSGLLGGVHGGALGGVHSGVLGGVHGGVHGGSVHGLGLVGSGIHGAGSFNTAHYPGIVPGYSFYDQRPVLGYNSCKYWCKSNYTNKYYCCQRPYQG encoded by the coding sequence catGGCTCGTAACGTGGCAGTGACCTCCCTCCTCGTGGCTCTGTGCCTCATAGCAGCAGTTTCTGGACATAGCACGTATGGCATTGGCGGACACAGACCTGTTGTCCACGGCAGTGGGTTGCTCGGTGGTGTCCACGGAGGTGCTCTTGGTGGTGTTCACAGCGGTGTCCTTGGTGGTGTTCACGGCGGTGTCCACGGAGGTAGTGTTCATGGCCTAGGACTCGTAGGCTCTGGCATCCACGGCGCTGGATCCTTCAACACCGCTCATTACCCTGGTATTGTGCCTGGTTACAGCTTCTACGACCAAAGACCCGTGCTCGGATACAACAGCTGCAAGTACTGGTGCAAGAGTAATTATACCAACAAGTACTACTGCTGCCAACGACCTTACCAAGGATAG
- the LOC119597103 gene encoding tenecin-3-like isoform X2, producing MARNVAVTSLLVALCLIAAVSGHSTYGIGGHRPVVHGSGLLGGVHGGALGGVHSGVLGGVHGGVHGGSVHGLGLVGSGIHGAGSFNTAHYPGIVPGYSFYDQRPVLGYNSCKYWCKSNYTNKYYCCQRPYQG from the coding sequence atGGCTCGTAACGTGGCAGTGACCTCCCTCCTCGTGGCTCTGTGCCTCATAGCAGCAGTTTCTGGACATAGCACGTATGGCATTGGCGGACACAGACCTGTTGTCCACGGCAGTGGGTTGCTCGGTGGTGTCCACGGAGGTGCTCTTGGTGGTGTTCACAGCGGTGTCCTTGGTGGTGTTCACGGCGGTGTCCACGGAGGTAGTGTTCATGGCCTAGGACTCGTAGGCTCTGGCATCCACGGCGCTGGATCCTTCAACACCGCTCATTACCCTGGTATTGTGCCTGGTTACAGCTTCTACGACCAAAGACCCGTGCTCGGATACAACAGCTGCAAGTACTGGTGCAAGAGTAATTATACCAACAAGTACTACTGCTGCCAACGACCTTACCAAGGATAG
- the LOC119576121 gene encoding uncharacterized protein LOC119576121, which translates to MSYGSQNQYIEVPMRPIYASDGSYVGVTSLLLALCLMQQFLDTAVWYWGTRPVVHGRWLLGGVHGGALGGFHSGVLGGVHGGVHGGSVHGLGLVGSGIHGAGSFNTAHYPGIVPGYSFYDQRPVLGYNSCKHWCKSSYTNKYYCCQRPYQG; encoded by the exons ATGAGTTATGGGAGTCAAAATCAGTATATAGAAGTACCCATGAGACCAATTT ACGCTTCT gatGGCTCGTACGTGGGAGTGACCTCCCTCCTTTTGGCTCTGTGTCTCATGCAGCAGTTTCTGGACACAGCAGTATGGTATTGGGGGACACGACCTGTTGTCCACGGCAGGTGGTTGCTCGGTGGTGTCCACGGAGGTGCTCTTGGTGGTTTTCACAGCGGTGTCCTGGGAGGTGTTCACGGCGGTGTCCATGGAGGTAGTGTTCATGGCCTAGGACTCGTAGGCTCTGGCATCCACGGCGCTGGATCCTTCAACACCGCTCATTACCCTGGTATTGTGCCTGGTTACAGCTTCTACGACCAAAGACCCGTGCTCGGATACAACAGCTGCAAGCACTGGTGCAAGAGTAGTTATACCAACAAGTACTACTGCTGCCAACGACCTTACCAAGGATAG
- the LOC119597290 gene encoding tenecin-3-like isoform X2 → MACNVAVTSLLVALCLIAAVSGHSTYGIGGHRPVVHGSGLLGGVHGGALGGVHSGVLGGVHGGVHGGSVHGLGLVGSGIHGAGSFNTAHYPGIVPGYSFYDQRPVLGYNSCKYWCKSNYTNKYYCCQRPYQG, encoded by the coding sequence atGGCTTGTAACGTGGCAGTGACCTCCCTCCTCGTGGCTCTGTGCCTCATAGCAGCAGTTTCTGGACATAGCACGTATGGCATTGGCGGACACAGACCTGTTGTCCACGGCAGTGGGTTGCTCGGGGGTGTCCACGGAGGTGCTCTTGGTGGTGTTCACAGCGGTGTCCTTGGTGGTGTTCACGGCGGTGTCCACGGAGGTAGTGTTCATGGCCTAGGACTCGTAGGCTCTGGCATCCACGGCGCTGGATCCTTCAACACCGCTCATTACCCTGGTATTGTGCCTGGTTACAGCTTCTACGACCAAAGACCCGTGCTCGGATACAACAGCTGCAAGTACTGGTGCAAGAGTAATTATACCAACAAGTATTACTGCTGCCAACGACCTTACCAAGGATAG
- the LOC119597499 gene encoding tenecin-3-like, with amino-acid sequence MARNVAVTSLLLALCLMAAVSGHSTYGIGGHRPVVHGSGLLGGVHGGALGGVHSGVLGGVHGGVHGGSIHGLGLVGSGIHGAGSFNTAHYPGIVPGYSFYDQRPVLGYNSCKYWCKSSYTNKYYCCQRPYQG; translated from the coding sequence atggCTCGTAACGTGGCAGTGACCTCCCTCCTTTTGGCTCTGTGTCTCATGGCAGCAGTTTCTGGACACAGCACGTATGGTATTGGCGGACACAGACCTGTTGTCCACGGCAGTGGGTTGCTCGGTGGTGTCCACGGAGGTGCTCTTGGTGGTGTTCACAGCGGTGTCCTCGGAGGTGTTCACGGCGGTGTCCACGGAGGTAGTATTCATGGCCTAGGACTCGTAGGCTCTGGCATCCACGGCGCTGGATCCTTCAACACCGCTCATTACCCTGGTATTGTGCCTGGTTACAGCTTCTACGACCAAAGACCCGTGCTCGGATACAACAGCTGCAAGTACTGGTGCAAGAGTAGTTATACCAACAAGTACTACTGCTGCCAACGACCTTACCAAGGATAG
- the LOC119597290 gene encoding tenecin-3-like isoform X1, whose translation MARNVAVTSLLVALCLIAAVSGHSTYGIGGHRPVVHGSGLLGGVHGGALGGVHSGVLGGVHGGVHGGSVHGLGLVGSGIHGAGSFNTAHYPGIVPGYSFYDQRPVLGYNSCKYWCKSNYTNKYYCCQRPYQG comes from the coding sequence atgGCTCGTAACGTTGCAGTGACCTCCCTCCTCGTGGCTCTGTGCCTCATAGCAGCAGTTTCTGGACACAGCACGTATGGCATTGGCGGACACAGACCTGTTGTCCACGGCAGTGGGTTGCTCGGTGGTGTCCACGGAGGTGCTCTAGGTGGTGTTCACAGCGGTGTCCTCGGAGGTGTTCACGGCGGTGTCCACGGAGGTAGTGTTCATGGCCTAGGACTCGTAGGCTCTGGCATCCACGGCGCTGGATCCTTCAACACCGCTCATTACCCTGGTATTGTGCCTGGTTACAGCTTCTACGACCAAAGACCCGTGCTCGGATACAACAGCTGCAAGTACTGGTGCAAGAGTAATTATACCAACAAGTACTACTGCTGCCAACGACCTTACCAAGGATAG
- the LOC119586976 gene encoding tenecin-3-like — protein sequence MARNVAMTSLLLALCLMAAVSGHSTYGIGGHRPVVHGSGLLGGVHGGALGGVHSGVLGGVHGGVHGGSIHGLGLVGSGIHGAGSFNTAHYPGIVPGYSFYDQRPVLGYNSCKYWCKSSYTNKYYCCQRPYQG from the coding sequence atggCTCGTAACGTGGCAATGACCTCCCTCCTTTTGGCTCTGTGTCTCATGGCAGCAGTTTCTGGACACAGCACGTATGGTATTGGCGGACACAGACCTGTTGTCCACGGCAGTGGGTTGCTCGGTGGTGTCCACGGAGGTGCTCTTGGTGGTGTTCACAGCGGTGTCCTCGGAGGTGTTCACGGCGGTGTCCACGGAGGTAGTATTCATGGCCTAGGACTCGTAGGCTCTGGCATCCACGGCGCTGGATCCTTCAACACCGCTCATTACCCTGGTATTGTGCCTGGTTACAGCTTCTACGACCAAAGACCCGTGCTCGGATACAACAGCTGCAAGTACTGGTGCAAGAGTAGTTATACCAACAAGTACTACTGCTGCCAACGACCTTACCAAGGATAG
- the LOC119587999 gene encoding holotricin-3-like translates to MARDVAVTSLLMALCLIAAVSGHSTYGIGGHRPVVHGSGLLGGVHGGALGGVHSGVLGGVHGGVHGGSVHGLGLVGSGIHGAGSFNTAHYPGIVPGYSFYDQRPVLGYNSCKYWCKSNYTNKYYCCQRPYQG, encoded by the coding sequence atGGCTCGTGACGTTGCAGTGACCTCCCTCCTCATGGCTCTGTGCCTCATAGCAGCAGTTTCTGGACACAGCACGTATGGCATTGGCGGACACAGACCTGTTGTCCACGGCAGTGGGTTGCTCGGTGGTGTCCACGGAGGTGCTCTTGGTGGTGTTCACAGCGGTGTCCTCGGAGGTGTTCACGGCGGTGTCCACGGAGGTAGTGTTCATGGCCTAGGACTCGTAGGCTCTGGCATCCACGGCGCTGGATCCTTCAACACCGCTCATTACCCTGGTATTGTGCCTGGTTACAGCTTCTACGACCAAAGACCCGTGCTCGGATACAACAGCTGCAAGTACTGGTGCAAGAGTAATTATACCAACAAGTACTACTGCTGTCAACGACCTTACCAAGGATAG
- the LOC119589056 gene encoding uncharacterized protein LOC119589056 gives MMVMMVTSKSASVSRPACENPSAETCLHEMLEGPPVWDDPQLLQVIKEEFLRPPVHVQDIPPILEGMEVEVLEAVNKTVGPVDFLVATVGVNLELVKELSKRATGIWIDPRPWQNQAPSVVSNMWHTHACLTPSIPYVNTRHEQCLSLASLLTALGSPRVDLVLAPGVKMNTVLHPMCDLYPQRPKAILFGRILQPDDIPEEFRHCTKSLVHVTGQYSLILLHSGSPSTSRQDL, from the exons atgatggtaatgatggtaacaagTAAGTCTGCAAGTGTGTCTCGGCCAGCCTGTGAAAATCCATCAG CTGAAACCTGCCTCCACGAGATGTTGGAAGGACCCCCGGTATGGGACGACCCTCAGCTCCTCCAGGTGATCAAGGAAGAGTTCCTGAGGCCTCCTGTTCACGTGCAGGACATTCCGCCGATCCTGGAGGGCATGGAGGTCGAAGTACTTGAGGCTGTGAATAAGACg GTCGGCCCCGTGGACTTCTTGGTGGCTACGGTGGGCGTCAACCTCGAACTGGTGAAGGAATTGTCCAAAAGAGCGACAGGAATCTGGATAGACCCTCGGCCGTGGCAGAATCAAGCGCCATCAGTCGTTTCGAACATGTGGCATACGCACGCTTGTCTGACGCCGAGTATACCATACGTG AATACGAGGCATGAGCAGTGCCTGAGCCTGGCATCTCTCCTGACGGCGCTCGGCAGCCCCCGCGTTGACCTGGTGCTGGCCCCGGGCGTGAAGATGAACACGGTGCTTCATCCTATGTGTGATCTGTACCCTCAACGCCCCAAG GCAATACTATTTGGACGAATTCTACAGCCCGACGATATTCCCGAAGAATTCAGACACTGCACTAAGAGCCTCGTCCACGTAACCGGTCAATATTCTCTGATACTTCTCCATTCTGGCTCTCCATCTACTTCTCGCCAGGATTTGTGA